The Nitrospirota bacterium region AGATGGATCTGTTCTATCTTATTTAGCGCCGCTTTTCAAGCGCGATCTTCATCGGGGCGGGGGCAGGAGCAGGACGGCAATCGTGCCCGGGCCCCGCTCCCCGGTCGGGAAGGGCTCACGCCTGCCTACTGCCAGAGGGCGCGGAGCGCCTCCTTGAGCTGAATGAGGTCATAGGGCTTCGCGATGGCCGCGCTGAACCCGTAGGTCCGGAAGTTTCTGAGGATGGGATCATCGGCATATCCGCTCGATACCACCGCGCACACGGCCGGGTCGATCTGCTGCAGCCTCCTGACCGCTTCGAGGCCTCCTGCGCCGACGGGTACGGTCAGATCGAGCAGAACGAATTCAAAAGGCCTGCCCCGGTCGCGGGCCAGCCGGTATCGTTCTACGGCCTCGCCTCCCTCCCCGGCGCATTCCACCTCGTAGTCGAGATATTCCAGCATTTCCTTCACGATGGTCCGTACCCGTTCTTCGTCGTCCATCACGAGGATCCGTTTTCGCTCCCTCCCTGTTGCCGGCTTTTCCTGCGGCAGGCGGGCCGCTTCCGCATGCGGCGCTGCGAGGGGAAGAAGAACATGGACGGAAGTGCCCTTTCCCGCTTCGGAGTCCACGGTGATCATTCCCTGGTGCTTGCGCACGATGGAATGGCAGATGGCAAGGCCGAGGCCGCGCCCCCGGCGGCTCCCGAATTCCCTGGTCGTGAAATAGGGATCGAAGATCTTCGGCAGGTTCCCGGATGATATGCCCTCTCCGTGGTCAATGATCGAGATCCTCAGGTACGACCCCGGCTTGACCTGCACCGCTTCGGCCGCGCCCAGGACCGTGCTGGTTGCGGAGACGCGGACAATGCCGCCGCCCGGCATGGACTCGGCGGCATTCGTCACGATATTCATGATCACCTGCTTCAGCTGGCTTTCGTCGGCATGGAGCGCAGGGAGCGCGGAAGGCAGCTCGAATTCCGCCTTGACACCCGAGTCCCGGAGCGCGAGCGCAACGGCCTCGTTCAGGAGCCGCGGCACGGACAGGGCCTGCATGAGCGGCTCGCCGCCCTTCGAGAACGTGAGCAGCCGGTAGCTCAGGTCCTTTGCCTGGGCACAGGCATCCTCGGCGCTGGTCAGCAGGCGGGACACCTTGATATCGGCGGGAACTCTCATCTTCGCCAGGGTGACATTGCCCAGGATCGCGGTCAGGAGATTATTGAAGTCGTGGGCGATGCCGCCCGCGAGGATCCCGATCGACTCGAGCTTCTGCAGCTTCAGCAGTTCCTGGCCCAGCCGTTTGCGTTCGGTGATGTCCTCCACGAAGCCGAGGATCCACGATTCTCCGGAGCCCTGGCGGATCACGGACACCGTCAGCATGCCCTGCATCACGGTACCGTCTTTTCTGAGATACCGTTTTTCCATGCCGAAGTGCTCCTGCCCCTGTTCCAGCGCGGCGTTCAGCAGGCGGATATTTTCCGCGTCGTCATCGGGAACGCTGATCTCGGACACGCTCTTTCCCGTGAGCTCATCCCGGGAATAACCGAGCATGCGCTGAAAGGCCGGATTGCAGCTCACGATGCGCCTGGACTTGTCCGTCACGACCATGCCGAAGGCGGCCCGTTCAAAGACCATCCGGAAGCGCTGCTCGCTCATCTGCAGGAGCTCCTCCGCCCGCTTGCGCTCGGTGATGTCCTCCCCGATGCTCGCAAACCCGGTCACCGCTCCCTGCAGGTCGTACAGAAGAGTATTGTTCCAGCGGATCATCAGCTGTTCGCCGCTTTTCGTCCGGATCGGGTGTTCGAAATGAGCGGGAACCTGGTCATGACGGGGATCACGCGGGACCGGGAACGCGGCGGGCGTGTCCGGCATGAACACCTCGGACCAGTTCTTCGCCATCACCTCCTCGACCTTCCATCCCGTGAGCGACAGCAGGAAGTCGTTGCAGAAGGTGATGTTGCCGTCCGCATCCAGGATCACGGCGATGAGGGTGACATGCGCGAGCAGATCGTGGAACCGGCGGTGCGCCTCCCGGAGGGACTCTTCGGCCAGCATCCTGTTCGAGATGTCACGGCTGAACACGGACAGACCGTGGCGGGAAGGGTAGGCTGTGATCTCGTAGAAGCGGCTGCGGCCTTCCCCCTTCTCCTGGGTCACGAGGGACTGCCGTTTTCCGGTCCTGAGGACCGCGCGGTAGAGCCGCTCGACAGAAGCATGCGCGGGCCCCGGGAACAGCTCCGTGAAGGTCTTTCCCAGGGCATCCTTCGCGGCGATGCCGCTCACGGTCTCGCAGGCGCCGTTCCAGTAGGTATAGCGGAGCTCGTTGTCAAGGGCGCAGTAGGGGTCGCTCAGGCTCTCTGCCAGCTCATGGTATTCAGCCTCGCGCTCGCGCACCGCGGCCTCGGCCTGCTTTTGGCCGGTCACGTCCTGGTATATCCCGCAGACGGCGGAAACGCCGCCGCTCTCGTCGAAGAGGGGAAACTTGAGCAGGGTGAAGTTGTGAAGTTTTCCCTGGAACGGGAGGGACAGTTCACCGGTGACCCTGCCTCTGGTCTCCCGCACCTGCTTATCGTCCACGTTGATGCGGGCGGCATACTCCGCGGGGAACAGCGCCTCCGCCGTCTTCCCGATGAGGTCCTTTGCGTCGGCGGCCATAAGCCGCTCGAAAGACTTGTTCACAAACAGGTATCTTCCCTCGAGGTCCTTGATCACGATCGCCGAAGGCAGCCCATTGAGACAGCCCTGGTGCAGGCTCCCGCGGCCGGAGGATTCGAGCTCCGCGATCTTGCTGCGGAGCGCCCGCAGCTCCTTCTTGAGTTCCTCAATGGTGCGGTCTTCGTCGTTTCTCATGGTGCGTCCTTTGACTTCCCCATGCGGGGGGGAACGATGTTTGTTAGTATAGCAGAAGATACCTGAATGCGACCGGGAGCCCGGCATTAAAAACAGGTGCCCACGAACGTTGTTCCCGCGTACTTCCTGCGCACGTAGTCCAGGGAGCGGTGGAAGTCCGGAGAGGTGTCCCCGAAACTCAGGTGCCGGGCGTTCATCGGGACGGCCATGGTCCGGACCCCGTGGTTGACGCGGGCGTTCAGGGAGAGCTCCTCGGCATAGAGATGGAAGCCGAGGTTCTCGTCGAACCGCAGCCCGTGCTTTTTGACGAGCGATGCGTGAACGATCAGGCAGCAGCAGTCGACGGTGTCGACGGGAACGGGTTTTGTGATCGGGATGCCGTGATCAAAGAACCGGTTGTCGCCCCGCGCCTGTCGGATCCGGCCCAGGAGCACCTTCTTTTCCAGGACGATCTTCCCTCCCCGGACGAAGAGGCCACGCCTGCGGACGGCGCCGATCGGGCCGTAGAGGGAGTCGCGGTCGAGCTCCCGGAGCCGGGCCATCGGGTCCTCGTCAAAGCCGAAGTCCTGGTGGCAGAAGACGAGCCAGGAGTCCTCGTTCATACGGCTTTCGATGAAGTGGTTGTACCGCCGGGGAATGCCGATGTTCTCCGCCCTGTTGTCGTACGCGATGACCGGGTATTTGTTCATGAACGGATTTTCCCCGATCATCGTGCGGAACACGTCGTCGTCGTTCTTCACGCAGATTATCTGGAGCGGTCCGCTCACGGCGCGCCTTCCTCCCGCGTTCGCCTTGCGAGGCGTCCCGGTTCCTGCCGTTCCCCCGCGGCTTCGAGCTGTTCACGCTGTTTCCGTACATGGCCGTCCACGTTCCGGGACGTGACGAGCACGCCGAAGTCGGCCGGGACAACGACCCCGGGGGCCCCGAACATCTTCCTGAGCATCATGTCGCCCACCAGGTGCCGGAAGTGGGAGGTCTCGTGGTAATAGTAATTATCGGTCGTTATCGTGTTCAGGCCGCTGAAGTCGTAGTAATCGCTGATGCCCGCCAGCTCCTGCTTGAAGGCAAGCAGCAGGGCCTGGTCGGCGCCCAGATAGGTTGTCCGCTGGATCGGGTCGATGAACAGGGTCAGGCGGATGTTCCGCTCCTGTGCAAGGGCGACGATCTCCCGCAAACTTGCAAGGGTGTTCGCAAGGTTATCGCCGTAATAACGGATCGGTTTCTCGAACCGGGGGTCATGGCGGTGCTTCTCGACGTCCTGCTCGATCTCGTCGTCGCAGGTGGTGCAGATCACGCGGCCGGAATCATAGAAGTCGTAGAGGGTCCTCCGGGACGCCATCCTGCCTTCCCGGGTATAGTTGTACCTGAGGTACTCGCGGATCGAGGGAATGAAGCGCTTGATCTTGACAAAGTATTCGCTGTAAAAGGAGGCAGGCCTCTTTCCCGACACCCGGTAATGGGCCTGCCGCATGAGGTCGTTGGTGTGCTTGCCGGGGTCGATGACGAAGGAGAATTCATCCAAAGCGATCATCACGTTCCTGATGCGGATCCCCTCCTTCAGCATCAGCTTCAGGGTGTCGAGAAATTCATTCGGCAGCCCCTCGGAATATGCCATGTTGTACCAGGCTCCGTTCGTCATTTTTTTTGTGTCGATCTGAAGCGCCCTCGACGAGCCGAAGAGGAACGAATCGTACTTGTCCTTGTGGCCGAGCAGGTATTTCATCTTGATGAAGTTCTCGTTCGGCTCCTGGAACTGCCGGGAGAAATCCGTGCGCAGGATCCCGTAGGCGTCCACGGTGCAGTTGATGAGAATGACCAGGCCGATGACGCCCAGGACGCTGAGCAGCAGGCTGATCACCCAGCGCTGATAGGACATCCTGCCGGTCTTCATGCGAAGAGAGCTCATGGGGTCAGAACCTCATGCTCTCGGCGATCTTTTTCACGGCCTTCCAGCTCCAGTGCGTGTCGTCGGCGTAATAGACGTCGCGCTCCCCCTTCCGGATCTCCCCTTCAAGGATGGCCTTGGTATCGACCAGAACATACCGCCTGGGCATCGCCCGGAGCAGCTCGAAGAAGACGCTTTTCGGATAGGGGTTGTTCACGATATAGCCGCTGTACATGTTGTATTTGTCCGCAGCCGGCATGAAATACAGCGTGATCCCTTTCTTGCGCAGGAGGTCGGAGACCCGGTTGAAATGATCGTTCAACAGCCGGACGTTCTGCTCCGTTGCGAGCGGAACGCTTTCCACATCGGAGCGGTAGAACAGCAGCTTCCGCTCGTTCTTCACGCTGAAGCAGGGGGCGCTCATGTCCCTCGCGCAGACGTCGGAGAAGAACGCCCGGTCCGAGAACCGGTACAGAATGCTGTACAGGATGAACTTGAAATTGCCGGTGTTCAGAAACCCCACGTCCGGGGGATTGAACACGTAGGCCGCCTTCCGGTAATAGCGTTCCACCTCCGCGAGCGGCCTGGTCTCGCTGGCGTCGAAGGAGCCCGCATAGGCGCCCACGCAGTTCCGCTCCACCGTCTCCACGATGAGAAACCGGGGTCTCACCCGGTCCAGGTACCCGCTGTTCATCAGCACCACCGCCGTCGCAAGCTCGGAGGCCCCCGGGAGCGGCTGGACGTTCAGGACATCCAGCCCGTGGAGCGACGCGATCCAGTCCTGGTAGAGCGGGTCCCTGCCGTTGTCCTTCACATTCGAAAAGGAGTCGCCGATGGTGAGGACGTCCACATGCTCGCCGCGGTAGTCCGCGTTCTCGATGTGCCTCCGGGCAAGGGTGAATTCCGGCTTCCGGTAGTGCTTCGACCCCACGACATAGCCCATCCGGTCCAACCCGCCGTTATAGTATTTCTTGAACGTGAGAATGTCCTCGGTGTAGAGCTTCCAGACGAACAGGTTCAGGGCAATGAACACGAGATAGATGCCGACGAGGGCGAATACCCATTTCTTATAAGCGCTCTTCATCGTTAAAAATTGAAATACAGGAATTCCGTGACCCGGTTGATGTTCAGGATCGCATAGATCGCGGTCGCAGCAGCAAAAAGGACCGTTTTCCACGTCGGCTTGAAATCCCTGGTCATCTCGTTCGAGTTGCGCGCCGATACCGAGACGATCAGCAGCACGACGAGAAGGATCCACACGTTGTGATGGATGGGCTTGAAGAACAGCTGGCCGAAGGCGACGCCGTAGTTCCTGAGGAATCCGAACTTCCCGGCGACATCGGACGACAGCATCACTCCGTTCAGGCCGGCCATCGCCTTCAGCACCTTGAGGGCGTCCGGCCAGGACCGCGCCCGGAAGAAGACCCAGGCGACGTTCACGAAATTGAACGTGATGAACCAGGCCAGCAGGCGCGGCATCCGGAGGTTGAGCGAGGACCAGAGCCGGTGGATTGCCGTGGCAACACCGTGCAGGAAGCCCCAGAAGACGAAGGTCCAGCCCGCCCCGTGCCACAGCCCCCCGACCAGGAATGTGGCCATGAGGTTCTGGTAGGTCCTGAGCGTACCTTGCCGGTTGCCGCCCAGGGGGATGTAGACGTAGTCGCGCAGGAAGCGGCTCAGGGTCATGTGCCAGCGCCGCCAGAAGTCGGTGATGTCCAGGGCCTTGTAGGGCGAGTCGAAGTTGATCGGCAGCCTGATGTTGAACAGCAGGGCCGCGCCCAGGGCCATGTCGGTATAGGCGGAGAAGTCGAAGTAGAGCTGGAGCGTGTAGGAGAGACTCGCGACCCAGGCCTCGACGAGCGTCAGGGCCGATGCTGCCGCGAAGCCCGCGTTCGCTACCGGAGCGAGATCGTCGGCAAT contains the following coding sequences:
- a CDS encoding MBOAT family protein, translating into MLFNSFEYFSIFLPLTVIIYFLLNRWRYTRAATAWLVLASLVFYCWWNVKYLALILASILVNYGVGSSLGRSGKDRPDAGSRKYILLAGLLFNVLLLGYYKYTDFFIANINALAGLDLALQKIVLPLGISFFTFTQIAYLVDTYKGTAREYDFLNYGLFVTFFPHLLAGPIIHHKEMMPQFASMRNKVLDYRNVSLGLFLFFVGLFKKIIIADDLAPVANAGFAAASALTLVEAWVASLSYTLQLYFDFSAYTDMALGAALLFNIRLPINFDSPYKALDITDFWRRWHMTLSRFLRDYVYIPLGGNRQGTLRTYQNLMATFLVGGLWHGAGWTFVFWGFLHGVATAIHRLWSSLNLRMPRLLAWFITFNFVNVAWVFFRARSWPDALKVLKAMAGLNGVMLSSDVAGKFGFLRNYGVAFGQLFFKPIHHNVWILLVVLLIVSVSARNSNEMTRDFKPTWKTVLFAAATAIYAILNINRVTEFLYFNF
- a CDS encoding PAS domain S-box protein, which translates into the protein MRNDEDRTIEELKKELRALRSKIAELESSGRGSLHQGCLNGLPSAIVIKDLEGRYLFVNKSFERLMAADAKDLIGKTAEALFPAEYAARINVDDKQVRETRGRVTGELSLPFQGKLHNFTLLKFPLFDESGGVSAVCGIYQDVTGQKQAEAAVREREAEYHELAESLSDPYCALDNELRYTYWNGACETVSGIAAKDALGKTFTELFPGPAHASVERLYRAVLRTGKRQSLVTQEKGEGRSRFYEITAYPSRHGLSVFSRDISNRMLAEESLREAHRRFHDLLAHVTLIAVILDADGNITFCNDFLLSLTGWKVEEVMAKNWSEVFMPDTPAAFPVPRDPRHDQVPAHFEHPIRTKSGEQLMIRWNNTLLYDLQGAVTGFASIGEDITERKRAEELLQMSEQRFRMVFERAAFGMVVTDKSRRIVSCNPAFQRMLGYSRDELTGKSVSEISVPDDDAENIRLLNAALEQGQEHFGMEKRYLRKDGTVMQGMLTVSVIRQGSGESWILGFVEDITERKRLGQELLKLQKLESIGILAGGIAHDFNNLLTAILGNVTLAKMRVPADIKVSRLLTSAEDACAQAKDLSYRLLTFSKGGEPLMQALSVPRLLNEAVALALRDSGVKAEFELPSALPALHADESQLKQVIMNIVTNAAESMPGGGIVRVSATSTVLGAAEAVQVKPGSYLRISIIDHGEGISSGNLPKIFDPYFTTREFGSRRGRGLGLAICHSIVRKHQGMITVDSEAGKGTSVHVLLPLAAPHAEAARLPQEKPATGRERKRILVMDDEERVRTIVKEMLEYLDYEVECAGEGGEAVERYRLARDRGRPFEFVLLDLTVPVGAGGLEAVRRLQQIDPAVCAVVSSGYADDPILRNFRTYGFSAAIAKPYDLIQLKEALRALWQ